Proteins encoded in a region of the Bubalus bubalis isolate 160015118507 breed Murrah chromosome 9, NDDB_SH_1, whole genome shotgun sequence genome:
- the LOC102413494 gene encoding olfactory receptor 7A10-like, with amino-acid sequence MESGNNTQISEFLLLGFSEEPELQPFIFGLFLFMYLITVFGNLLIFLAVSSDSKLHTPMYFFLSNLSFVDICFTSTTIPKMLWNIQRQSKHISYAGCISQIHFFLLFAGLDNFLLTVMAYDRYLAICYPLHYTVMMNPWHCGLLILVSWVMSALNSLLQSLMILRLSFCAVLEIPHFFCELNQVIRCACSDTFLNDIVIYFAAAILGGGAFTGIIYSYFKIISCIRRISSTQGKYKAFSTCASHLSVVALFYCRVLSVYLSPASTHSSQSNITASVMYTVATPMLNPFIYSLRNKDIKRALRRFIVMASLKMPTYL; translated from the coding sequence ATGGAATCAGGAAACAATACacaaatttcagaatttcttcttctgggattttcAGAGGAACCAGAACTGCAGCCCTTCATATTTGGGCTTTTCCTCTTCATGTACCTGATCACTGTGTTTGGAAACCTGCTCATCTTTCTGGCTGTGAGCTCAGACTCCAaactccacacccccatgtacttcttcctttctaacctGTCCTTTGTAGACATTTGCTTCACTTCCACCACCATCCCAAAGATGCTGTGGAACATCCAGAGGCAGAGTAAACATATAAGTTATGCAGGCTGTATTAGCCAGATACACtttttcctactctttgcagGGCTGGATAACTTTCTCTTgactgtgatggcctatgaccgctacctGGCCATATGTTACCCTCTGCACTACACAGTCATGATGAACCCCTGGCACTGTGGACTGCTCATTCTGGTGTCCTGGGTGATGAGTGCTCTGAATTCCCTGTTACAAAGCTTAATGATACTGCGGTTGTCCTTCTGTGCAGTCTTGGAAATCCCtcactttttctgtgaactcAATCAGGTTATCCGATGTGCCTGTTCTGACACCTTTCTTAATGACATAGTAATATATTTTGCAGCTGCAATCCTGGGTGGTGGTGCATTCACTGGAATCATTTATTCATACTTTAAGATAATCTCCTGCATACGAAGAATTTCATCAACTCAGGGgaaatataaagcattttccacCTGTGCATCTCACCTCTCTGTTGTTGCCTTATTTTATTGTAGGGTCTTATCTGTGTACCTTAGCCCTGCTTCTACCCACAGCTCACAGTCAAATATAACAGCTTCAGTGATGTATACAGTGGCCACGCCCATGCTGAACCCTTTCATCTACAGTCTGCGGAATAAAGACATAAAGAGGGCTCTGAGAAGATTCATTGTGATGGCATCTCTAAAAATGCCAACTTACCTCTGA